Genomic segment of Candidatus Bathyarchaeota archaeon:
GAAACATAGAGAAGACACTTAAAATTTGAGTTATATGGAAAATTCTGCGTCATAATCAAATTATTAACAATGATCTTATATATAAAGAAACACTTGAAGATCGTTATACAATTAGTTAAAAAACATATCACTTCTATCAAGCGAGGGCCAGGGAACATGTTGTTATAGAGACCTCTTTCTCAAGGTGGGGGTGTATGTCTCAGGGCTTTTCAGAGGAGAAAAAATTGAAAGGTTATAATTAATGTTCTAACTAATAATGGAGGGATATTAGATTTTAAGTTGGTCTTTTTGGGGCCTCAGCTTAACTCTGACCGCTCATGTACTCGCCCTAATGCCTTCACATCATCGGCCTAAATGAAATAATATTAGGGTGATTAAATAGTTTTCTACGAACGGTTAGAAATATGGGATAGTGATTGTCGAGAGATGGAAGTTAGTTTATTATTGAAAATCAGTTACATGTGAGAAGTTCATTCTATTTTAATTGGTGTTCCTTTCTTTCTTTCTTTTTTCTTGTTGAATATCACTTCCAGTATGCCATTTTTATATGTAGATTTCGCTGAGAATTCATCCACCTCCACTGGTAACTCAAGCTCCTTATAGTATTTTCTCTGGGGAGTATCTACAGATATTGTGAGCATTCTCGCTGTGGCATAGAGGTTTATGTCCTCTTTCTCAACACCAGGAAGCTCTGCGATCACCCTCACCCTCTCCGCCTCATCTATAACGTCAACTAGGGGCTCCCTCTGCTCCTGCAAGTTAAGCGGCGGCCGGCCCTCCACACCGAGGGAGGGCTTTATGTTGCCGAACTCCCTTATTATGGGTCTGCCATCAGGCCCTATCTTCATAGAGTAACCGTATACGAAGGGGCCGTACTCCCTCCTCACCGTTCCATCGGGCAATTGGAACTCCCTAACCATATCCGGGGGGATCGCCCTCTCCATCTCCTTGAACATCTCGGATATCTCCCTCTCCATGTCCTCTACCATCCTCTCAATATCTGGGAAGAAGAAGGTGCGTCGACGCCAGAACCTCCTGAACCAATCATCCAAGGACATAGGAACACTACACCAACAATTGATTCATAGTGGACACTTTTAAAGATTCTCAAAAATTGAGCCCTTTGAGTCAATGGGGCGGTCGAGGAGCTTTGAATTAGAGGTGACCCGCCCCTCAGATTTTATAGTTGGAGAAGCAGTAGTGATATCGGTAGCTGGATTGAGGCTGAAACTGTTATCATCCACGCAGAATATCGAGGCCATTATTGCGACGGCTCTACTGACGACCTCCACCCCCTCAAACCCGATGGATATCTATCGCCGTTTACTGCGGGATCCTGAGAAGATAAAGGCCCTTTTAAATAGGGTTGAGCTACATCATGGGAGCCTCCTTGAACACAACCAACTATGCTGGCTCCTAGAGGCATCAAAGGATGAAGTTCTGGAGATTCTAATGAAAAGCCACTTCTTCTATGTAACCCCTCTAGGAGAGTTAAACTGGCTTGTGAGTTCAAACCTCAGGACTGCTCTG
This window contains:
- a CDS encoding Hsp20/alpha crystallin family protein, giving the protein MSLDDWFRRFWRRRTFFFPDIERMVEDMEREISEMFKEMERAIPPDMVREFQLPDGTVRREYGPFVYGYSMKIGPDGRPIIREFGNIKPSLGVEGRPPLNLQEQREPLVDVIDEAERVRVIAELPGVEKEDINLYATARMLTISVDTPQRKYYKELELPVEVDEFSAKSTYKNGILEVIFNKKKERKKGTPIKIE